TCGAAAGCATGTTTTCAAGGCAAATCGCTTGTGCACAGAGCTGGATTTCATCAACAGGTTCATGCTTGGGTTTTCCTCGCTTATACTCTACAGGATAAGGCTGATAATTATTTTGTTTTTGAGGTAAATATACACCTTTTGAATCTTTTACAAATTCAATAAGATCACAAATTCCGATAAGACCTAGTTGGTACGATACGATAGGTACAGAGCGGCTGATAAAAACGTCTCCTCGGCTTTCTAAAACATAAGGATCATCTACTTTTTCATGCAATAGACGCCCTTCATAAGTTAAAATATTTTCATGCCATTGATTTTCTATGTGAATAAGGGCCCACTGTCTTCTGCAAAGTATCCGCTGCCATGAGCGC
The window above is part of the Treponema sp. J25 genome. Proteins encoded here:
- the cas4 gene encoding CRISPR-associated protein Cas4: RSWQRILCRRQWALIHIENQWHENILTYEGRLLHEKVDDPYVLESRGDVFISRSVPIVSYQLGLIGICDLIEFVKDSKGVYLPQKQNNYQPYPVEYKRGKPKHEPVDEIQLCAQAICLENMLSTEISTGYIYYGLTRHRETVIFSTKLRDLVYQISQEMHEYFSRKYIPKVKPSKSCRSCSLHEICQPEIMNKKESVYFYIQNYLENL